From Patescibacteria group bacterium, a single genomic window includes:
- a CDS encoding ferredoxin produces the protein MPKPKIDKELCIGCGTCVAIAGKTFRMNDEGKAEVYNETGDDEQTIKMACDSCPVIAISLID, from the coding sequence ATGCCTAAACCAAAAATAGACAAGGAGCTATGTATTGGCTGTGGAACTTGCGTAGCTATTGCCGGTAAAACCTTCAGAATGAATGACGAAGGCAAGGCCGAGGTGTATAATGAAACAGGGGACGATGAACAAACAATCAAAATGGCTTGTGATTCCTGCCCGGTTATTGCTATTTCTCTAATTGATTAA
- a CDS encoding nucleoside triphosphate pyrophosphohydrolase family protein — MNFEEYQTASRKTVIYPNPGHNFIYPTLGLAGEAGEVAEKVKKLIRDNNSEIDEQKKQEIEKELGDVLWYVSQLATEFGLSLDQIANKNIEKLYSRLDRGVIGGSGDNR; from the coding sequence ATGAATTTTGAAGAATACCAGACCGCCAGCCGAAAAACCGTGATTTATCCAAACCCGGGTCATAATTTTATTTATCCGACTTTGGGGTTGGCCGGCGAAGCCGGGGAAGTGGCGGAAAAAGTAAAAAAACTAATCAGAGACAATAACAGCGAAATTGACGAGCAAAAAAAACAGGAAATTGAAAAAGAATTGGGAGATGTTTTGTGGTATGTATCCCAACTCGCAACCGAGTTCGGCCTGTCTCTGGATCAAATCGCGAATAAAAATATAGAAAAATTGTATTCACGACTGGATCGCGGGGTTATTGGCGGCAGTGGTGATAACCGTTAA
- the rsmI gene encoding 16S rRNA (cytidine(1402)-2'-O)-methyltransferase — MSGKLYIVATPIGNLDDITLRALETLKSVDFILCEDTRVTKNLLNHYEINRPLISYHQHSDAKKLHEIIELLNEGKNLALVTDAGTPGISDPGNLLIRDLVNKNQQIEIIPIPGPNAAISALSISGFPTDKFVFMGFPPHKNKRQKYFKEVASMDYTVVFYESSHRITKCLNELKEYLKPETKLVICRELTKKFESTYRGTIEQILQMNIPEKGEFVLVIS; from the coding sequence ATGTCCGGTAAGTTATATATAGTTGCCACTCCAATTGGCAATCTGGATGATATTACACTGCGAGCTTTGGAAACATTGAAAAGTGTTGATTTTATTTTATGCGAAGACACGCGGGTGACCAAAAATCTGCTTAATCATTATGAAATCAACCGGCCACTGATAAGTTATCATCAGCACAGTGATGCAAAAAAATTGCACGAAATTATTGAGTTATTGAATGAAGGTAAAAATCTAGCTTTGGTGACCGATGCCGGCACGCCGGGCATAAGCGACCCGGGCAATTTATTAATCAGGGATTTGGTAAATAAAAACCAACAAATTGAAATAATTCCCATTCCTGGTCCAAACGCCGCTATTTCCGCCTTAAGCATTTCCGGATTTCCGACCGACAAATTTGTTTTTATGGGTTTTCCTCCGCATAAAAATAAACGGCAAAAATACTTTAAAGAAGTGGCGAGCATGGATTATACGGTTGTATTTTATGAATCAAGCCATAGAATTACAAAATGCCTGAATGAATTAAAGGAATATTTAAAACCGGAAACAAAGTTGGTAATCTGCCGCGAACTGACAAAAAAGTTTGAAAGTACTTACCGGGGCACAATAGAACAAATTTTACAAATGAATATCCCGGAAAAAGGGGAGTTTGTTTTAGTAATATCATAA
- the metG gene encoding methionine--tRNA ligase, whose amino-acid sequence MQEKFYLTTSIPYANADPHIGFVALELLKADIMARYQRLLGKDVYFLTGTDEHGQKIYKTAKVAGQPVEKFAAEKSAMFQNLADQWNISNDDFIRTTEERHMERAQKFWQIAQESGDIYKKEYSGLYCMGCEAFKTEKDLVDGKCPDHPNLTLEVVKEENYFFRLSKYQEPLEFLFKEKPDFVYPEVKYNEIKNILKSGLEDISISRSKEKLPWGVPVPGDDSQVMYVWFDALTNYITALGWGSENQNLFDKYWPADVHVVGKDINRFHSLLWPAMLMSVGLELPKQIAVHGFIYVDGQKMSKTVGNVINPVELTDKYPLDALRYFFAREIPFDNDGDFSYAKFEERYNADLANGIGNLTNRILVMIEKYCDSVVPDMTKTDKDLIKFLSKDVWPEYVKNMTVWRFDKALDAVWKFLSYCDQLITEKQPWALIKAGKTEEVQNLLHHLAEALRHIAVMIWPVMPETAEKIFVQLGLDISKELGKQLDEQKNWVPILVGNKIQKPEALFPRLN is encoded by the coding sequence ATGCAAGAAAAATTTTATCTCACGACCTCAATTCCTTATGCCAACGCGGATCCGCACATCGGTTTTGTGGCTTTGGAACTGTTAAAGGCGGACATAATGGCACGGTATCAGCGACTTTTAGGGAAAGACGTGTATTTTTTAACCGGCACCGATGAACACGGCCAAAAGATCTATAAAACCGCCAAAGTCGCCGGCCAGCCGGTTGAAAAGTTTGCCGCCGAAAAATCCGCCATGTTTCAAAATTTGGCCGATCAATGGAATATTTCCAATGATGATTTTATCCGCACCACTGAAGAGCGGCACATGGAGCGCGCGCAAAAATTTTGGCAAATAGCCCAGGAAAGCGGGGATATCTACAAAAAAGAATATTCCGGTTTATACTGCATGGGCTGTGAAGCGTTTAAAACGGAAAAGGATTTGGTGGACGGCAAGTGTCCAGATCATCCGAATTTAACTTTGGAAGTTGTTAAAGAAGAAAATTATTTTTTCCGGCTTTCCAAATATCAGGAACCGTTGGAATTTTTATTTAAGGAAAAACCAGATTTTGTTTATCCGGAAGTGAAGTATAACGAGATAAAAAATATTTTAAAAAGCGGTTTGGAAGATATCAGCATCTCCAGATCAAAAGAAAAATTGCCGTGGGGCGTGCCAGTGCCCGGTGATGATTCGCAGGTAATGTATGTTTGGTTTGACGCGCTGACAAATTATATCACCGCTCTGGGCTGGGGTTCAGAAAATCAGAATTTATTTGATAAATATTGGCCCGCGGACGTGCATGTGGTTGGAAAAGATATTAATCGTTTTCACTCGCTTTTGTGGCCGGCGATGCTCATGTCCGTTGGATTGGAACTGCCCAAACAAATTGCCGTTCATGGTTTTATTTACGTTGACGGACAAAAAATGAGCAAAACAGTCGGCAATGTCATCAATCCGGTTGAACTTACCGACAAATATCCGCTGGATGCTCTGCGTTACTTTTTTGCCCGAGAAATCCCTTTTGACAATGACGGTGATTTTTCCTACGCGAAATTCGAAGAAAGATATAACGCCGACCTGGCTAATGGCATCGGCAATTTAACCAATCGCATCTTGGTCATGATTGAAAAATATTGCGATTCAGTCGTCCCGGATATGACTAAAACTGATAAAGATTTGATAAAGTTTTTATCTAAAGATGTTTGGCCGGAATACGTAAAAAATATGACTGTCTGGCGTTTTGACAAGGCCCTGGATGCAGTGTGGAAATTTTTGTCTTACTGCGATCAGCTTATAACTGAAAAGCAACCCTGGGCTTTAATTAAAGCCGGAAAAACAGAAGAAGTGCAAAATTTATTGCATCACTTGGCCGAGGCCTTGCGTCATATTGCCGTAATGATTTGGCCGGTTATGCCTGAAACCGCAGAAAAAATATTTGTCCAGCTTGGTTTGGATATATCAAAAGAACTGGGCAAACAGCTGGATGAACAGAAAAATTGGGTGCCGATTTTAGTGGGCAACAAAATTCAAAAACCGGAAGCATTATTTCCGCGATTAAATTAA
- a CDS encoding CvpA family protein: protein MSYLDIALIVIIAGFALAGLWYGLVHAVLSLIGTIVGIYIATRLYEPVATWIIQSTGWNQNWAKVIFFILVFIIIVKLISVIFWLGEKILGLVTKLPGIKGLDKLLGLLFGTAEGVFFLGLILYFIARFPISPWFMEQMANSFLAPPLVRTVTLLLPLIPDALKMLQSTVDKIM from the coding sequence ATGTCCTATCTTGATATCGCCCTTATAGTAATCATTGCCGGTTTTGCCCTGGCCGGATTATGGTATGGCTTGGTACATGCGGTATTATCCCTGATAGGAACTATTGTCGGAATTTATATCGCCACCAGATTATACGAACCGGTCGCGACTTGGATTATACAATCAACCGGTTGGAATCAAAACTGGGCCAAAGTAATCTTTTTTATTCTGGTTTTTATAATTATCGTAAAATTAATTTCGGTTATCTTTTGGCTGGGCGAAAAAATTCTTGGTTTAGTCACAAAACTGCCGGGCATTAAGGGCTTGGACAAATTATTGGGTTTGCTTTTTGGCACCGCCGAAGGCGTGTTTTTCTTAGGTCTCATTTTATACTTTATCGCCAGATTTCCAATCAGCCCCTGGTTTATGGAGCAGATGGCCAATTCCTTTTTAGCACCGCCTTTGGTGCGAACGGTTACGCTTTTATTACCTCTTATTCCTGATGCTTTAAAAATGCTTCAAAGCACGGTGGATAAAATAATGTAA
- a CDS encoding TatD family hydrolase — protein sequence MLIDTHCHIQFNAYKDDADEVLKRCQEKGMVLNAVGSQRDTSLRAVEYAEKYDFIYATVGLHPIHTHENEVDEEEIKFKSREEDFDYGFYKKLASHPKVIAIGECGLELYHVPENIDKEKFLEKQKEIFLAQIQLAQELDLPLVIHVRDAHKEIIEILEKQQNLKGVVHCYTSNWENAQKYLDMGLYLGFTGVITFPPKKTDPQSQIDLLEVVKNCPSDRILIETDAPYLAPQAYRGQRCEPWMVEEVAKKIAETRGQPLADIENIVFGNAKKLFIKIP from the coding sequence ATGTTGATTGACACTCACTGTCACATTCAATTTAATGCCTATAAAGATGATGCCGACGAGGTTTTAAAACGCTGCCAAGAAAAAGGCATGGTTTTGAATGCAGTTGGTTCACAACGCGATACCAGCTTGCGGGCAGTTGAATACGCCGAAAAGTATGATTTTATTTATGCCACGGTGGGTCTGCACCCAATTCATACGCATGAAAACGAAGTTGATGAAGAAGAAATAAAATTTAAATCAAGAGAAGAGGATTTTGATTATGGGTTTTATAAAAAATTAGCTTCTCATCCCAAAGTGATCGCGATAGGGGAATGCGGGCTTGAACTTTATCACGTACCGGAAAATATAGATAAAGAAAAGTTTTTGGAAAAACAAAAAGAGATTTTTTTGGCGCAAATTCAATTAGCCCAAGAATTAGATCTGCCTCTTGTTATCCACGTCAGGGACGCACATAAAGAAATAATTGAAATTTTAGAAAAACAACAAAATTTGAAAGGCGTTGTCCATTGCTATACCAGTAATTGGGAAAATGCCCAAAAATATTTGGACATGGGATTGTATCTTGGATTTACCGGCGTCATCACTTTTCCGCCTAAGAAAACCGACCCACAATCACAGATTGATTTACTGGAAGTTGTTAAAAATTGCCCTTCGGATCGTATTTTAATTGAAACTGACGCGCCCTATCTCGCTCCCCAGGCCTACCGCGGCCAAAGATGCGAACCGTGGATGGTGGAAGAAGTGGCCAAAAAGATTGCAGAAACTCGCGGACAACCCTTGGCAGACATTGAAAATATTGTATTTGGCAACGCGAAAAAGCTGTTCATAAAAATCCCTTGA
- a CDS encoding AtpZ/AtpI family protein, which produces MVALKKLSMDEQKPQKTTSREYYLFAFKILGDFGISIAVPVVLFVIIGHYLDGRYNTTPLFTILGFVLAALITIKIIKNKATLYGAEYKRMNDKK; this is translated from the coding sequence ATGGTCGCCCTTAAAAAACTATCTATGGACGAACAGAAACCGCAAAAAACTACCAGCCGCGAATACTATCTGTTTGCGTTTAAGATACTTGGCGATTTCGGCATCTCAATTGCAGTTCCGGTAGTCCTATTCGTCATAATCGGCCATTATTTAGACGGCAGATACAACACAACACCGTTATTTACAATCCTGGGCTTTGTCCTCGCCGCTCTTATCACTATAAAGATTATAAAAAACAAAGCCACTTTATACGGAGCCGAGTATAAAAGAATGAACGATAAAAAATAA
- the atpB gene encoding F0F1 ATP synthase subunit A encodes MQLPTLSAEVLFHIGPLPITNTILNVWIAIAIFLIVGLILRKKINLKPGKLQNFWEYFLEILLGYFDQVTGDRKKTLKFLPLVGSVFFFILLSNWMGLLPGTGSIHIGEAPLLRPANTDLNLTAAMAISSVVISHIFGLITVGFFTYINKFIQIGTFIKSLRKGPVAIFTAIIGLAVGLIEIISEFAKVLSLSLRLFGNLFAGEVLITVISSIIALLLPTPFMVLEMLVGLIQASVFTMLTLVYLTVATSPPHGEHAETEHAH; translated from the coding sequence ATGCAATTGCCTACATTGTCAGCGGAAGTCCTTTTCCACATTGGGCCGCTGCCAATCACTAATACAATTTTAAATGTCTGGATTGCAATCGCAATTTTTCTAATAGTAGGTTTGATTTTACGCAAAAAAATAAATTTAAAACCGGGCAAATTACAAAATTTTTGGGAATATTTTTTGGAAATTTTATTGGGATATTTTGATCAGGTAACCGGCGATCGCAAAAAAACACTGAAGTTTCTGCCGCTGGTCGGTTCGGTTTTCTTCTTTATTCTGCTCTCAAACTGGATGGGTCTTCTTCCCGGTACCGGCAGTATTCATATTGGTGAAGCGCCGCTGCTCCGCCCGGCCAACACCGATCTAAACCTCACCGCGGCCATGGCTATTTCTTCGGTGGTAATTTCTCATATTTTCGGGCTGATCACAGTCGGATTTTTTACCTATATCAACAAATTCATCCAGATTGGCACGTTTATCAAAAGCTTGCGCAAAGGGCCGGTGGCGATTTTTACCGCGATTATAGGATTAGCCGTGGGGCTTATAGAGATTATCAGCGAATTTGCTAAGGTTTTATCACTGTCATTAAGGTTGTTCGGCAATCTGTTTGCCGGAGAGGTCCTGATAACCGTTATCAGCAGCATTATTGCTCTACTACTCCCAACACCGTTTATGGTGCTGGAAATGTTGGTCGGTTTAATTCAGGCCAGTGTATTTACCATGCTAACTTTAGTATATTTAACAGTTGCCACATCACCGCCGCACGGCGAACATGCTGAAACGGAACACGCGCATTAA
- a CDS encoding ATP synthase F0 subunit C — protein MDHASIVTLAKGITMAIGGFAPALAIGMLVAKAMEAIGRNPEASDKLFVPMLLGAAFAESIAIYSLVVVFTL, from the coding sequence ATGGATCACGCATCAATCGTGACATTAGCAAAAGGTATAACCATGGCTATCGGCGGTTTTGCGCCGGCTCTAGCCATTGGTATGCTGGTTGCCAAGGCCATGGAAGCCATTGGCCGCAATCCGGAGGCCTCTGACAAATTATTCGTGCCAATGCTCTTGGGCGCCGCTTTTGCCGAGTCAATTGCCATCTATTCTTTGGTTGTAGTGTTTACTTTGTAA
- the atpF gene encoding F0F1 ATP synthase subunit B has translation MIFINTALAAGAEAAAEATSSSEGVLASLGINGTLFIFQLINFAVVAIILWFLILKPLTKKMAERQKMIDQSIDNAKKIEANLIMSDKKYQERIDQAKVEANKVIDKTQAEASKLGEELKAKSKKEIEGLIDQAKKNIKVEREEMLGEVKKEAVNLVIEAIAKILPEKMDGTKDHKLIEETIKSLK, from the coding sequence ATGATATTTATCAACACAGCTTTAGCCGCGGGTGCGGAGGCAGCAGCCGAGGCCACTTCGTCAAGTGAAGGCGTTTTAGCTTCTCTTGGCATAAATGGCACCTTGTTTATTTTTCAGCTGATCAACTTTGCCGTTGTAGCCATAATTTTGTGGTTTTTGATTTTAAAGCCGTTGACCAAAAAAATGGCCGAACGCCAAAAAATGATTGACCAAAGTATTGATAATGCCAAAAAAATTGAAGCCAATTTAATCATGAGCGATAAAAAATATCAGGAACGCATTGATCAGGCCAAAGTTGAAGCCAATAAAGTGATAGACAAAACCCAGGCCGAGGCCTCTAAACTAGGTGAAGAATTAAAAGCCAAATCAAAAAAAGAAATTGAGGGCTTGATTGATCAGGCCAAAAAGAACATTAAAGTTGAACGGGAAGAAATGCTGGGTGAGGTAAAAAAAGAGGCAGTCAATCTGGTGATTGAGGCCATTGCCAAAATTTTACCGGAAAAAATGGATGGGACTAAGGATCATAAATTAATTGAGGAAACAATCAAAAGCTTGAAGTAA
- a CDS encoding F0F1 ATP synthase subunit delta, with protein MKKTSNKQYAKALFEATKGMSAHNLTEIVNSFLGILQRDHRLKKIEYIIEEFVKYSKKAGGIKEIEVESARKLEPVTIEKIRKVFGAKSEITETINKDLIGGLRLKVDDVILDASIKNQLQRLKQTLTK; from the coding sequence ATGAAAAAAACCAGCAATAAACAATACGCCAAAGCGCTTTTTGAAGCGACCAAAGGTATGTCAGCCCATAATCTGACTGAAATTGTGAATAGTTTTTTGGGTATTTTGCAAAGAGATCACCGCTTAAAAAAAATTGAGTACATTATTGAAGAATTCGTAAAGTATTCAAAAAAGGCCGGAGGGATAAAAGAAATTGAAGTTGAATCGGCGCGCAAATTAGAACCGGTCACAATTGAGAAAATACGAAAGGTTTTTGGCGCCAAATCGGAAATTACCGAAACAATAAATAAGGACTTAATCGGCGGCTTGCGCCTGAAAGTTGATGATGTGATTTTAGACGCCAGCATAAAAAATCAATTACAAAGATTAAAACAAACATTAACTAAATAG
- the atpA gene encoding F0F1 ATP synthase subunit alpha, which translates to MSTNSIVEELRKNIAQFQKEVAKEETGKVIEVGDGIARVSGLTKCQASEMIEFPGGTFGLALNLEEETIGCVLLGEYEHIKEGDIVKRTGRILSVPVGEELIGRVVNPLGLAIDGGKELKTSKFYPIEKIAPGVMARQRVSQPVQTGIKAIDAMIPIGRGQRELIIGDRQTGKTAVAIDTIINQKGKDMICVYVAIGQKESKVARIVAKLKETGAMDYTIVVVAGASQPASLSYIAPYAGVAMAEYFMDQGKDVLCVYDDLSKQAWAYREISLLLRRPPGREAYPGDVFYLHSRLLERACRRNKEAGGGSITALPIIETQAGDVTAYIPTNVISITDGQIFLETDLFFRGIRPALNVGISVSRVGGDAQIKPMKKVAGKLKLAMAQFRELEAFAQFASDLDPETKKQISRGQRITELLKQPQYQPVPVENQVVAIYAVNNGYFDSVEVKDVPVAEKKLADFMNKYKKPLLEKIAKGEWDEKVEAELKSACEEFKK; encoded by the coding sequence ATGTCTACAAATTCCATAGTAGAGGAACTACGAAAAAATATTGCCCAATTTCAAAAAGAAGTTGCCAAAGAAGAAACCGGCAAAGTTATTGAAGTTGGCGACGGCATTGCCCGCGTTTCCGGCTTAACCAAATGCCAGGCCAGTGAAATGATTGAATTTCCGGGCGGAACCTTTGGTTTAGCTTTGAATCTTGAGGAAGAAACCATTGGTTGTGTGCTTTTGGGTGAATACGAACACATTAAAGAAGGGGATATTGTCAAAAGAACCGGCAGAATTTTGTCCGTACCGGTGGGCGAAGAGTTAATCGGCCGCGTGGTCAACCCATTGGGTTTGGCTATTGATGGTGGCAAGGAATTAAAAACCAGCAAATTTTATCCGATTGAAAAAATCGCTCCGGGCGTTATGGCCCGCCAGCGGGTAAGCCAACCTGTCCAAACCGGTATCAAAGCCATTGACGCTATGATCCCAATCGGACGCGGACAGCGCGAACTTATAATCGGCGACCGTCAAACCGGCAAAACCGCCGTGGCCATCGACACTATCATCAACCAAAAAGGCAAAGACATGATTTGTGTGTATGTTGCCATTGGTCAAAAAGAATCAAAGGTTGCCCGCATTGTGGCCAAACTCAAAGAGACCGGCGCCATGGATTACACCATCGTGGTTGTTGCTGGCGCTTCCCAGCCCGCTTCTTTGTCATACATTGCCCCATACGCCGGCGTGGCTATGGCTGAATATTTTATGGATCAAGGCAAGGATGTGTTGTGCGTATATGACGACTTATCCAAACAGGCCTGGGCCTATCGTGAAATTTCACTATTGCTTCGCCGACCACCGGGACGCGAGGCCTACCCCGGCGATGTATTCTACTTACACTCTCGTTTGCTTGAACGTGCTTGCCGACGAAACAAAGAAGCAGGCGGTGGCTCAATCACCGCTTTGCCAATAATTGAAACCCAGGCCGGTGATGTGACTGCGTATATTCCAACCAATGTGATTTCCATTACCGATGGTCAAATTTTCTTGGAAACAGATTTATTCTTTCGCGGCATTCGTCCGGCTTTAAACGTCGGCATTTCCGTATCGCGCGTCGGCGGCGATGCTCAAATCAAACCAATGAAAAAAGTTGCCGGCAAGTTAAAATTGGCTATGGCCCAATTTAGAGAACTTGAGGCCTTTGCCCAATTTGCCAGCGACTTGGATCCGGAAACCAAAAAGCAAATCAGTCGCGGACAGCGCATTACTGAATTACTAAAACAACCACAATATCAGCCGGTGCCGGTTGAAAATCAGGTGGTTGCCATTTACGCCGTAAATAATGGCTACTTTGATTCTGTTGAAGTTAAAGATGTGCCGGTTGCGGAAAAAAAGCTGGCTGATTTCATGAATAAATACAAAAAACCATTACTGGAAAAAATCGCCAAAGGCGAATGGGATGAAAAAGTTGAGGCCGAATTAAAATCGGCCTGTGAGGAGTTTAAAAAGTAA